A portion of the Bifidobacterium bifidum ATCC 29521 = JCM 1255 = DSM 20456 genome contains these proteins:
- a CDS encoding GDSL-type esterase/lipase family protein: MTTIFRRATAKTLMRKLSGLLVAIAMLAVLPAGTISANAADETPQEYLQLTLTRTDSNGTPAEVGDKLTYSLGYKNVSDTGFIVYPTASNLNNVATPQSARNPNPMCRWGNLAAGASAACTWSASKEFAYHVVTEDDVANGFTPTATVSATTQDGTNGVLQSVDITGETVPAVPATSALRVAMQRTDTLGDNVKIGDRLTFNFTYTNKTAQKIYAYPSESNIERVDVVSYPRNSCRSGVEANRTASCGFAYHVITAEDVVARRYTPTATFRATSDRDGTQVLQDDMTFTTGTVTVAGPADDAASTPTERNDGEPLLLATNKQIGDTDYYRIPAIAQAPNGWILAAWDLRPKSAADAPNPNSIVQRISKDGGKSWETLAYVAQGRSATNKYGYSDPSYVVDEEAGKIFLFCVKSYDQGYFGSVLGVEDARNVLQAVVMESDDNGSTWSEPRNITKDITKGHEDEWKSRFASSGHGIQLKYGQYKGRLIQQYAVRTTSNTNIAVSVYSDDHGKTWKAGNPVTEANMDENKVVELSDGRVMLNSRPGAAGYRRVAISEDGGVNYGPIKSETQLPDPNNNAQITRAFPNAPEGSAKAKVLLYSAPRASNEGRANGVVRVSFDDGTTWSAGKLFKEGSMAYSVITALNDAAGGGYGLLYEGESITYTRASMEWLGYLTATASGTATVKEGEGTLTAPVTVTNDGLTDYTNVTVTPTGLPSDWSAEAVNVGNLAAGQSATVNVPVTVPAAAVSGTVAKATMKITGKYAQSEDTLHSFAEGELSVTVTDPDPAAKRLKLTIERTDDNGDPVKVGDTLTYRITYENVGTQSFAVYPRESNLDGVTTPQSASNPAPVCRWSRLDPGATGACVSGNGKRLAYHTVTEADATAGSFTPSATIDATADASGETVLESVSITGDPVTVSQPVELPVDIAAWKTRNEALDDWQTLSEKLAKTDRINWLFTGDSITHGVQFTRGYRTYSELFANHLDTTPVRGVSRANDVVMNTGISSADASWPLKDGAFEKWVSDKHPDVVFLTFGMNDGRTGQAFTVDQYTANLSTLIDKIRDLGAIPVLQTQNYTTNATFNANLDTYFDAERRLALDKNVLLVDFNKQWLELGGGNRESGTYMGAGNDIHPGENGHIEWAKFTLGALNMIANDDPLARWSSSDTTLDKPTVTVDADGNGLKGSDGLEPAPAAAKSVGKFLSGAQYVDLGGDVVSAVAGKRESNVTIRFRASATGQPQTLFSLGDSDSATRATVRLSATGLVQFLNSGNTGDFYTVGTNDLADGAWHTVSVNFVANGFTIYVDGAAMRAISGGAGTQLNVPGAITVNTATAGAIRGADSAGGAQQLTGIVDYVAAWSRTLTDAEAKRISAETSAVAVTKVDAAVNALQPVISDTGARKNIVFVGGETIEGGYTDHLIAKNIVQLLDERVRWEYVTGLSATDRELQRAKFFVAAGQGGLTAKQMDEDYAAMVGEYSPDILFLAPDLYDADGILAESDAAAFAGHIRSVAAKAKEAGAKVVLVTPVTVRGGEDEYAGAMRTVAKEDDLPLIDAQAWIGKVVAADASVKTAWFNKAGQLNYAGHLGYARFMMRSLDLYPSNVSSSRIASLPYDTANVTLVGASENGGELPVGRVEGTDRAHIDTMQIGAAASLVVADSYAVYEIGEDGGRTLVADGLKPADVLADGIDVTVNDTAAHRYEVVGSANVPEGADAVTVTYTATLAAVEEPEPGPDPDPTPDPSEKPDGDGTGDGTGAGTGDVQKPTPDAVAKTGADVFGLLAAVAALLAAGGVTLSLRRRANR, translated from the coding sequence ATGACCACAATATTCCGACGTGCCACGGCAAAAACGCTGATGCGCAAGCTCAGCGGGCTGCTGGTGGCCATCGCCATGCTGGCAGTGCTGCCGGCTGGCACCATCAGCGCAAATGCGGCGGACGAAACACCCCAAGAATATCTGCAACTCACCCTGACCCGCACCGACAGCAACGGCACCCCGGCCGAAGTCGGCGACAAGCTCACCTACAGTCTCGGCTACAAAAACGTTTCCGATACCGGTTTCATTGTGTATCCCACGGCGTCGAACCTCAACAATGTCGCCACGCCGCAGTCGGCGCGCAACCCCAATCCCATGTGCCGGTGGGGGAATCTCGCGGCGGGTGCTTCGGCTGCATGCACTTGGAGCGCGAGCAAGGAGTTCGCCTACCATGTGGTGACCGAAGACGATGTCGCAAACGGCTTCACGCCCACCGCGACCGTGTCGGCGACCACTCAGGACGGCACCAATGGCGTTCTGCAAAGCGTCGACATCACCGGCGAGACGGTGCCGGCCGTCCCTGCGACCTCCGCACTGCGCGTCGCCATGCAGCGTACCGATACGCTCGGCGATAACGTGAAGATCGGCGACCGGCTGACCTTCAACTTCACCTACACCAACAAAACCGCGCAGAAGATTTATGCCTACCCGAGCGAGTCGAACATCGAACGCGTGGACGTGGTGTCCTATCCGAGAAACAGCTGCCGATCCGGAGTGGAGGCCAACCGGACCGCATCATGTGGGTTCGCCTATCACGTCATCACCGCTGAGGACGTCGTGGCCCGCAGATACACGCCGACAGCCACATTCCGCGCCACATCGGACCGCGACGGCACGCAGGTGCTGCAAGATGACATGACGTTCACCACCGGCACGGTGACCGTCGCGGGGCCGGCCGACGACGCCGCGTCCACGCCGACGGAGCGCAATGACGGCGAACCGCTCCTGCTGGCGACCAACAAGCAGATCGGTGACACCGATTACTACCGCATCCCCGCCATCGCGCAGGCACCCAACGGCTGGATTCTCGCCGCATGGGATTTGCGGCCGAAATCGGCGGCGGACGCGCCCAACCCGAACTCGATCGTGCAGCGCATCTCCAAGGACGGCGGCAAGTCATGGGAGACGCTGGCATACGTGGCGCAGGGACGCAGCGCCACCAACAAATACGGCTACTCCGACCCGTCCTATGTGGTCGACGAGGAAGCCGGCAAGATCTTCCTGTTCTGCGTGAAATCGTACGATCAGGGCTACTTTGGCTCCGTATTGGGTGTGGAAGATGCACGCAACGTGCTGCAGGCCGTCGTCATGGAATCCGACGACAACGGCTCAACATGGAGCGAGCCGCGCAACATCACCAAAGACATCACCAAGGGTCACGAAGACGAGTGGAAGTCCCGTTTCGCATCCTCCGGCCATGGCATCCAGCTCAAGTACGGGCAGTACAAGGGCCGTTTGATACAGCAATACGCTGTGCGCACCACGAGCAACACGAACATCGCGGTGTCCGTGTATTCCGACGACCATGGCAAGACCTGGAAGGCCGGCAACCCCGTGACCGAAGCGAACATGGACGAGAACAAGGTCGTGGAGCTGTCCGACGGTCGCGTGATGCTCAATTCCCGTCCGGGCGCGGCGGGATACCGTCGCGTTGCGATCTCGGAGGACGGCGGCGTGAACTATGGTCCGATCAAGTCGGAGACCCAGCTGCCGGATCCGAACAACAATGCGCAGATCACGCGCGCGTTCCCGAACGCTCCGGAAGGTTCGGCGAAGGCGAAGGTGCTGCTGTATTCGGCGCCGCGTGCGAGCAACGAGGGCCGTGCGAACGGTGTCGTGCGTGTTTCATTCGATGACGGCACCACATGGTCGGCCGGCAAGCTGTTCAAGGAAGGCTCGATGGCCTACTCGGTCATCACCGCACTGAACGACGCCGCCGGCGGTGGTTACGGTCTGCTGTACGAAGGCGAAAGCATCACCTACACGCGCGCGTCGATGGAATGGCTGGGATATCTCACCGCCACGGCGAGCGGCACCGCGACCGTCAAGGAAGGCGAGGGGACGCTGACCGCGCCGGTCACCGTCACCAACGACGGTCTGACCGACTACACGAACGTCACCGTGACCCCCACAGGTCTGCCGTCTGATTGGAGCGCCGAAGCCGTGAACGTCGGCAATCTTGCCGCCGGTCAGAGCGCGACCGTGAACGTTCCGGTGACTGTGCCTGCGGCGGCTGTCAGTGGTACCGTCGCGAAAGCGACGATGAAGATCACCGGCAAGTACGCGCAGTCCGAAGACACGCTGCACAGCTTCGCCGAAGGCGAGTTGTCGGTGACTGTCACCGACCCGGATCCCGCAGCCAAGCGGCTCAAACTCACCATCGAACGTACCGATGACAACGGAGACCCGGTCAAGGTCGGTGACACGCTGACCTACCGGATCACCTATGAGAACGTCGGCACGCAGTCATTCGCGGTCTATCCGCGCGAATCCAATCTGGACGGCGTGACGACCCCGCAGTCGGCGAGCAACCCCGCGCCCGTATGCCGGTGGAGCAGGTTGGATCCGGGAGCGACCGGTGCATGCGTCAGCGGCAACGGCAAGCGGCTCGCCTACCACACGGTGACGGAAGCGGACGCGACAGCCGGCTCGTTCACGCCGAGCGCGACCATCGACGCCACCGCAGACGCGAGCGGCGAGACGGTGCTCGAATCAGTGTCCATCACCGGTGACCCCGTCACCGTGAGCCAGCCGGTCGAACTGCCGGTGGACATCGCCGCATGGAAGACCCGCAACGAGGCGCTCGACGACTGGCAGACGCTCTCCGAAAAGCTCGCAAAGACCGACCGCATCAACTGGCTGTTCACCGGCGACTCCATCACGCACGGCGTGCAGTTCACGCGCGGCTACCGCACCTATTCGGAACTGTTCGCGAACCATCTGGACACCACGCCGGTGCGCGGTGTATCCCGCGCCAACGATGTGGTCATGAACACCGGCATCTCCAGCGCGGACGCCAGTTGGCCGCTCAAGGACGGCGCATTCGAGAAATGGGTGTCCGACAAGCACCCCGACGTCGTGTTCCTCACGTTCGGCATGAACGACGGGCGTACAGGCCAGGCGTTCACCGTCGACCAGTACACCGCCAACCTGTCCACACTGATTGACAAGATCCGTGACCTCGGCGCCATCCCGGTGCTGCAGACGCAGAACTACACGACCAACGCGACGTTCAACGCCAACCTCGACACGTACTTTGACGCGGAACGTCGACTCGCGCTCGACAAGAACGTGCTGCTGGTGGACTTCAACAAGCAGTGGCTGGAACTCGGCGGCGGCAACCGCGAATCCGGCACGTATATGGGTGCCGGCAACGACATCCACCCCGGCGAGAACGGGCACATCGAATGGGCCAAGTTCACGCTGGGAGCGCTCAATATGATCGCCAACGACGACCCGCTCGCCCGGTGGAGCAGCTCCGACACGACACTGGACAAGCCGACCGTGACGGTGGACGCCGACGGCAACGGGCTGAAGGGCTCGGACGGGCTTGAACCCGCCCCGGCCGCGGCCAAGTCCGTGGGTAAGTTCCTCTCCGGCGCACAGTACGTTGACCTGGGCGGCGATGTGGTGAGCGCTGTGGCCGGCAAGCGGGAGTCCAACGTGACCATCAGGTTCCGTGCGTCGGCGACCGGACAGCCGCAGACGCTGTTCTCGCTGGGCGACTCCGACTCCGCGACCCGCGCGACCGTGCGCCTGAGCGCGACCGGTCTGGTGCAGTTCCTCAACTCCGGCAACACCGGCGACTTCTACACGGTCGGCACGAACGACCTCGCGGATGGCGCATGGCATACGGTGTCCGTGAACTTCGTGGCGAACGGCTTCACGATCTATGTTGACGGAGCCGCGATGCGCGCGATCAGCGGCGGCGCGGGCACTCAGCTGAACGTGCCGGGCGCGATCACGGTGAACACGGCCACGGCCGGCGCGATCCGCGGGGCCGACAGCGCCGGCGGCGCGCAGCAGCTCACCGGCATTGTCGATTACGTCGCCGCATGGAGCCGCACACTGACCGATGCGGAAGCCAAGCGAATCAGCGCCGAAACCAGTGCCGTGGCGGTGACGAAGGTCGATGCGGCGGTGAACGCGTTGCAGCCGGTCATCTCCGATACCGGTGCTCGCAAAAATATCGTGTTCGTGGGTGGCGAGACCATCGAAGGCGGGTATACGGATCATCTGATTGCCAAGAACATCGTGCAGCTGCTCGACGAGCGCGTGCGCTGGGAATACGTCACCGGGCTGAGCGCCACGGACCGCGAACTGCAGCGTGCCAAGTTCTTCGTGGCGGCCGGGCAGGGCGGTCTAACTGCCAAGCAGATGGACGAGGACTACGCTGCGATGGTGGGCGAGTATTCGCCGGACATCCTCTTCTTGGCTCCGGACCTGTATGATGCTGACGGGATTCTTGCGGAAAGCGACGCCGCCGCGTTCGCCGGGCATATTCGCTCCGTGGCCGCCAAGGCGAAGGAGGCGGGCGCCAAGGTCGTGCTGGTGACGCCGGTCACCGTGCGCGGCGGGGAAGACGAGTATGCAGGCGCTATGCGCACGGTGGCCAAGGAAGACGATTTGCCGCTCATCGACGCGCAGGCGTGGATTGGCAAGGTCGTCGCCGCTGACGCGAGCGTCAAGACCGCGTGGTTCAACAAGGCCGGCCAGCTCAACTACGCCGGGCATCTCGGTTACGCGCGATTCATGATGCGCTCGCTCGACCTGTACCCGAGCAACGTGTCAAGCAGCCGCATCGCGTCGCTGCCGTACGACACCGCCAATGTTACTTTGGTCGGAGCGAGTGAAAACGGTGGCGAGCTGCCGGTCGGGCGCGTCGAGGGCACCGACAGGGCACACATCGACACCATGCAGATCGGTGCGGCGGCTTCGCTGGTGGTCGCCGACAGCTACGCCGTCTACGAGATCGGCGAGGACGGCGGGCGGACCCTGGTCGCGGACGGCCTCAAGCCTGCGGATGTGCTTGCGGATGGCATCGACGTGACCGTAAACGATACGGCGGCGCACCGGTATGAAGTGGTCGGTTCGGCGAACGTGCCGGAGGGCGCGGACGCCGTGACCGTGACATATACGGCGACGCTGGCGGCTGTCGAGGAGCCGGAGCCCGGGCCGGATCCCGATCCCACTCCAGACCCGAGCGAAAAGCCGGACGGTGACGGTACCGGTGACGGCACTGGTGCCGGTACCGGCGACGTGCAGAAGCCGACCCCGGACGCTGTGGCGAAAACCGGTGCGGATGTGTTCGGTCTTCTTGCCGCAGTGGCGGCGCTGCTCGCGGCAGGCGGTGTGACGCTGTCGCTGCGCCGTCGCGCGAATCGGTAA
- a CDS encoding heat shock protein transcriptional repressor HspR, which yields MARIAQEVRRAYAACAAALVSGGVDLDAIDALGLNVEMPVFTVSQAAQIAGVHPQTLRQYDRLGLVVPQRTGGGARRYTLRDVARLAQAQQLSQDEGINLAGVTHILSLQEENRQLRRQIRHLRRRLDGDSVFEAGMDGEVVEVRQSPFYHVRRRGRAYIAPLQITSGRE from the coding sequence ATGGCGCGAATCGCACAGGAAGTCAGGCGTGCGTATGCTGCTTGCGCCGCGGCGTTGGTCTCCGGCGGCGTTGATCTCGATGCAATCGACGCGCTCGGCTTGAACGTGGAGATGCCGGTGTTCACGGTGAGCCAGGCGGCTCAGATCGCGGGTGTGCATCCCCAGACGCTGCGCCAGTACGACCGCCTTGGCCTGGTGGTGCCTCAGCGCACGGGGGGTGGTGCGCGGCGCTACACGCTTCGTGACGTGGCGCGTCTTGCACAGGCGCAGCAGTTGAGCCAGGACGAGGGTATCAATCTCGCAGGCGTCACGCATATTCTTTCGTTGCAGGAGGAGAACAGGCAGCTGCGCCGGCAGATTCGGCATCTTCGCCGTCGACTGGACGGCGATAGCGTGTTCGAGGCCGGTATGGATGGTGAAGTCGTCGAGGTGCGGCAGTCGCCGTTCTATCATGTGCGTCGGCGCGGACGCGCATATATCGCGCCGTTGCAGATCACATCCGGTCGCGAATAG
- a CDS encoding DnaJ C-terminal domain-containing protein: protein MAENEWLSKDFYKVLGVSKDATEDDITKAYRKLARKYHPDLNKTKEAEERFKDISEAYDVLSNKEQRQKYDAIRQFGMGGARFSGGSGQGGFDASGFSDIFGSMFGGNGGNVRFSTSGGGPSNLNDIFSMFGGAAGGRGGASYGGSRYGNPYEEPPTPQRGDDRKSKITLTFRQAVKGATVSLRVDGKQFKTHIPAGVKDGQKIRIAGKGRPGSNGGANGDMYLTVQVKPDPRFTMRGHDIVMDVPVTVGEAVAGARVEAHDIDGETVTFKVPAGSSSGAEIRVGGKGVQSATAGDLIGCVQIRVPAKPGLGAKHAAKEFDKSVEGYAEAVAAER from the coding sequence ATGGCTGAGAATGAATGGCTGAGCAAGGATTTCTACAAAGTCCTCGGTGTCTCCAAGGACGCCACCGAGGATGACATCACCAAAGCGTACCGCAAGCTGGCGCGCAAATACCATCCCGACCTGAACAAGACGAAGGAGGCCGAGGAGAGGTTCAAGGACATCTCCGAGGCGTACGACGTGCTCAGCAACAAGGAGCAGCGGCAGAAGTACGACGCGATCCGCCAGTTCGGCATGGGCGGGGCGCGTTTCTCTGGCGGCTCCGGTCAGGGTGGGTTCGACGCTTCCGGATTCTCGGATATCTTCGGTTCGATGTTCGGCGGCAACGGCGGCAATGTGCGCTTCAGCACGTCCGGCGGCGGTCCGAGCAATCTCAACGACATCTTCTCGATGTTCGGCGGGGCTGCCGGTGGCCGTGGCGGTGCGAGCTATGGCGGTTCGCGTTACGGTAACCCGTATGAGGAGCCGCCGACTCCGCAGCGCGGCGATGACCGCAAGTCCAAGATCACGTTGACGTTCCGTCAGGCGGTCAAGGGCGCTACCGTGTCGCTGCGCGTGGACGGCAAGCAGTTCAAGACGCATATTCCCGCCGGGGTCAAGGACGGGCAGAAGATTCGTATCGCAGGCAAGGGCAGGCCGGGCAGCAACGGCGGCGCGAACGGCGACATGTATCTGACCGTGCAGGTGAAGCCGGATCCGCGGTTCACGATGCGCGGCCATGACATCGTCATGGATGTGCCGGTGACCGTAGGCGAGGCTGTGGCCGGTGCCCGCGTGGAAGCGCATGACATCGATGGCGAGACCGTCACGTTCAAGGTGCCGGCGGGCTCGTCCAGTGGCGCGGAGATTCGTGTCGGCGGCAAGGGCGTTCAGTCCGCCACTGCCGGCGACCTGATTGGTTGCGTGCAGATTCGCGTGCCCGCGAAGCCGGGTCTGGGCGCGAAGCACGCCGCGAAGGAATTCGACAAGTCCGTCGAAGGCTACGCCGAAGCGGTTGCCGCCGAGCGGTAA
- the grpE gene encoding nucleotide exchange factor GrpE — MSEFNKDDYLNDLPDADNLSATGQAGPSDGAAAGSAGKASDSAKSADASADKGAAGPAGDKASAEAGPSDKTGDSAAAGADDGAAADDSLTPLGKAKKDAADYLEALQRERAEFVNYRNRAQREQERFRQHGIIDVLTALLPALDDIDRIREHSEMDDSFKAVAAKIDKAFEKFGVEKFGEKGEEFDPTKHEAILHKPDAEAEKETVDTVVEAGYRIGDRVIRAARVVVASPQN; from the coding sequence ATGTCCGAGTTCAACAAGGACGATTACCTGAACGACCTGCCTGACGCGGACAACCTGTCCGCCACCGGGCAGGCCGGCCCTTCCGACGGCGCTGCCGCCGGTTCTGCCGGCAAGGCGTCGGACTCGGCCAAGTCTGCGGATGCGTCTGCTGATAAGGGCGCTGCCGGCCCGGCTGGGGACAAGGCGTCCGCCGAAGCGGGCCCTTCCGATAAGACCGGTGACTCCGCTGCCGCGGGTGCGGATGACGGAGCGGCCGCCGACGACTCGCTGACCCCGCTGGGCAAGGCCAAGAAGGATGCCGCCGACTATCTCGAAGCGTTGCAGCGTGAACGCGCCGAGTTCGTCAACTACCGCAATCGTGCGCAGCGCGAGCAGGAGCGTTTCCGCCAGCATGGCATCATCGACGTGCTGACCGCGTTGCTGCCGGCGCTCGACGACATCGATCGCATCCGCGAACACAGCGAGATGGACGACTCCTTCAAGGCCGTGGCCGCGAAGATCGACAAGGCGTTCGAGAAGTTCGGCGTGGAGAAGTTCGGCGAAAAAGGCGAGGAATTCGACCCCACCAAGCATGAGGCGATCCTGCACAAGCCGGACGCCGAGGCCGAGAAGGAGACCGTCGACACGGTCGTGGAAGCCGGCTACCGCATCGGTGACCGCGTGATCCGCGCCGCCCGCGTCGTAGTAGCCTCCCCGCAAAACTAA